Proteins co-encoded in one Armatimonadota bacterium genomic window:
- a CDS encoding tripartite tricarboxylate transporter permease: MTEILHNLWYGFGVALQPTNLLLAFVGAFVGTMIGVLPGIGPVSGIALLIPLIVGLHPASAMIMLTAVYYGTMYGGSTTSILMNVPGEASSVATTFDGYQMALQGRAGPALAIAAVGSFIAGTLSIVALMLFSVPLATYALAFGPAENFALMVLGLSSVSTLAGESLVKALLATCFGLMLATVGTDLVTGTDRYTFGIPQLLDGIDLVTVAVGLFAVSEVMLVVNEIAIRPRLLALQRIWLSARDFADAFWAIIRGTVVGFYIGILPAAGATIASFLSYGLEKRLARDPSTFGKGDIRGVAAPEAANNAAAVGNMIPMLTLGLPGSSTTAVMMGALLILNVLPGPTLFQKHPDVVWGLIASMYVSNTVLLVMNLPLVGLFVQILRTPERYLYPLIMAVCVIGVYVVGRSQVDLTLMVALGAVGYYMRKHDYPLGPAILGLVLGDRLEQTMRQALIISNGDPTTFVRRPISAVILALAAVSLAAPVLVARYRRWRQRASAA, encoded by the coding sequence ATGACCGAGATCCTCCACAACCTGTGGTACGGCTTCGGGGTGGCCCTGCAGCCCACCAACCTCCTGCTGGCGTTCGTGGGCGCCTTCGTGGGCACGATGATCGGGGTGCTCCCGGGCATCGGCCCGGTCAGCGGCATCGCCCTGCTGATTCCGCTCATCGTGGGCCTGCACCCCGCGTCGGCGATGATCATGCTCACCGCGGTCTACTACGGCACGATGTACGGCGGCTCGACCACGTCGATCCTGATGAACGTGCCCGGCGAGGCGTCGTCGGTGGCGACGACCTTCGACGGCTACCAGATGGCGCTGCAGGGCCGCGCCGGGCCCGCGCTGGCCATCGCGGCCGTCGGCTCGTTCATCGCCGGGACGTTGAGCATCGTGGCGCTCATGCTGTTCTCGGTGCCGCTGGCCACCTACGCCCTGGCCTTCGGCCCGGCCGAGAACTTCGCGCTGATGGTCCTGGGGCTGTCCAGCGTCTCGACCCTGGCGGGGGAGTCGCTGGTGAAAGCGCTGCTGGCGACCTGCTTCGGGCTGATGCTGGCCACCGTTGGCACCGACCTGGTCACGGGCACCGACCGCTACACCTTCGGCATCCCGCAGCTGCTGGACGGCATCGACCTGGTCACGGTCGCCGTGGGCCTGTTCGCGGTCTCGGAGGTCATGCTGGTGGTCAACGAGATCGCCATCCGGCCGCGGCTGCTGGCCCTCCAGCGCATCTGGCTGTCGGCGCGCGACTTCGCCGACGCGTTCTGGGCGATCATCCGCGGCACCGTCGTGGGCTTCTACATCGGCATCCTGCCGGCCGCCGGCGCCACCATCGCGTCGTTCCTCTCCTACGGCCTGGAGAAGCGCCTCGCCCGGGACCCCTCGACCTTCGGGAAGGGCGACATCCGGGGCGTGGCGGCGCCCGAGGCGGCCAACAACGCCGCGGCCGTGGGGAACATGATCCCCATGCTCACCCTGGGCCTGCCCGGATCGTCCACCACCGCGGTGATGATGGGCGCGCTGCTGATCCTCAACGTCCTGCCCGGGCCCACGCTCTTCCAGAAGCACCCCGACGTGGTCTGGGGCCTGATCGCCAGCATGTACGTCAGCAACACGGTCCTGCTGGTCATGAACCTGCCGCTGGTGGGGCTGTTCGTGCAGATCCTGCGCACGCCCGAGCGCTACCTCTACCCGCTGATCATGGCCGTCTGCGTCATCGGCGTCTACGTCGTGGGCCGCAGCCAGGTGGACCTGACGTTGATGGTCGCGCTGGGGGCCGTGGGCTACTACATGCGCAAGCACGACTACCCGTTGGGGCCGGCGATCCTGGGCCTGGTGCTGGGCGACCGGCTCGAGCAGACGATGCGCCAGGCCCTCATCATCAGCAACGGCGACCCCACCACCTTCGTGCGGCGGCCGATCTCGGCGGTCATCCTGGCGCTGGCCGCCGTCTCGCTGGCCGCGCC
- a CDS encoding tripartite tricarboxylate transporter TctB family protein, whose translation MTSDRLAALVIFAVAVLYAREATTFRGATVADVVGPSAYPVLVGSLAALLAAVQFVRPRDGAGGEPFWRQHGRPILLAASLFAYTRALEPLGFVVSTFLYLAGSHLWLGERRPARAVLLAAGLTTALWLVFDRALGLALPAGVLGLVLPAGVLGR comes from the coding sequence GTGACGTCCGACCGCCTGGCTGCCCTGGTCATCTTCGCCGTCGCCGTGCTCTACGCGCGGGAGGCCACCACCTTCCGCGGGGCGACCGTGGCCGACGTGGTGGGGCCCTCGGCGTATCCCGTGCTCGTTGGCAGCCTCGCCGCCCTGCTGGCGGCTGTCCAGTTCGTTCGCCCGCGCGACGGCGCCGGCGGTGAGCCGTTCTGGCGGCAGCACGGCCGGCCCATCCTGCTGGCAGCCAGCCTCTTCGCCTACACCCGGGCACTGGAGCCGCTGGGGTTCGTCGTCTCCACGTTCCTCTACTTGGCGGGCTCGCACCTGTGGCTGGGCGAGCGCCGCCCGGCCCGCGCCGTGCTGCTGGCCGCGGGCCTCACCACGGCCCTGTGGCTCGTGTTCGACCGCGCGCTGGGCCTGGCGCTGCCCGCCGGCGTCCTGGGTCTGGTGCTGCCGGCCGGCGTGCTGGGCCGATGA